CGTAGTCGAAGTTGTTGGGCAGGCCGTGCGCTTCGCAGTACTCGTACAAATCCTTGGACGACCAGTGCAGCAGCGGCGCGACCTTGATCAGGCCGTCCGGATTGACGCTGACCGGGTCCATCTGCGCGCGCACGGCCGTGTCGGTGGCGCGCAGCGCGGTGAACCACACCTTGGGCGCCGTTTCGCGCAGCGCGCGGGCAAAGGGCTCCAGCTTCACCTCTTCGGTAAAGGCGGCGTGGCGCGGATCGTCGAGCGCCGGGGTTGGGCCCTCTACCGCTTCGCGATGCGCACGCGAGCGGCGCGGCAGGTAGATGTGCAAGTCGAGGCCCAGCTGCTTCGTCACCTCGTCGGCAAAGCGGTAGGTGGCCTCGGTGTTGTAGCCGTTGTCCATCCACACCACGGGAACATCCCGCTTTGCACGCGTGACCATGTGCAGGATCACGGCCTCGAAAGGGCGGAAGTTGGTGGTGACGATTGCGGGCTGGCCCAGGCCGATCGCCCAGTCCACCAGGCCCTCGGCGTTGCGGCCGAGTTCGGTGTTGATGCGTGCGAAGTCGATGTCCGTGGCGATGCTCATGTCGAAGGTTCCTGTGCGGCTTCAGCTGCCGGCAGCCGCGAAGTGCGGCGCTGTCTTTACCGCGTCGCCCTGGTAGAAGGCGGCAAAACGGTCGAACTGGCGTTGTGCGTCGGTGGCGTCCACGCCTTCCTTGAGCACGGCGCTGGAGAAGCCGGTGCGCTCCATCTGCACCAGCTGGTCGATCAGCACATCGCCCGTGGCGCGGATGTCGCCCTTGAAGCCGAGGCGGCGGCGCAGCAGAAACGCCTGGCTATAGGCGCGCCCATCGGTGAACTTCGGAAAGCTCAGGTCGATGCGCTCGATGTCTTCCAGGCACACCTCGATGGCCTGCGGATCGGCATCGTTCGGCAACTGCAGAACCTTCGGATCGCCGTCGTCGATGTGTTCGTCGGCGGCCAGGATGTTGAGGGTCCTGTTCATGCTGCTTCCTCCACCTTGAAACGCGCACCGTTGGCCGCGGCCTTGAACGGGTCGTGGCCCACGCGGCGCAGCGTGTCGATGAAGGTCTCGCCGCCTTCGCGGGTGTCGCGGTAGGTGGTGAGCACGGCCTCGATCACGCCCGGCACTTCGGCCGCCGAGAACGAGGGGCCGACCGCCTTGCCGGCCTGCGGCGTGCCGCTGAGCGCGGAGCCGTCGGAGCCGCCCAGCGACACCTGGTACCACTCCTTGCCGTCCTTGTCGACGCCCAGGATGCCGATGTGGCCGCTGTGGTGGTGGCCGCAGGAGTTGATGCAACCGCTGATGTGCAGATCGATTTCGCCCAGGTCGTCGAGCTCGTCGAGGTCCTGGTAGCGCTCGGTGATGGCTTCGGCAATGGGAATGGAGCGCGCATTGGCCAGTGAGCAGAAGTCGCCGCCCGGGCAGGCGATCATGTCGGTCAAGAGGTGCACGTTCGCGCTGGCAAAGCCGGCCGCGCGGGCGGCAAGCCACAGCGCATGCAGGTCTTCGGCATGCACCCAGGGCAGCACGATGTTCTGGTCGTGCGTCACGCGGGCTTCGCCGGCCGAGAAGCGGTCGGCCAGCACGGCGAGGGTGTCGAGCTGGTCGGCCGAGGCATCGCCCGGTGCCTGCTTCAGGCGCTTGAACGAGAGCGTGACGGCGCGCAGTGCGGGGTTCTTGTGCGGCGCCACGTTGCGGGCCAGCCAGCGGGCAAACTGCACGTCGTCGGCAGCGTGGGCGCGCAGCTCGGCATCGGTTTTTTCAGCGCTTTGCAGCACACGGGTGGCGAGCGTCGGCGGCACGAAGGAGGCGGCCACGCGGTCGTACTCTTCCTGCGTGATGGTGTGCGGTGCGCCGTCGTGCTCGACGATCTGCTTGTACTCGGCTTCCACGTCGTCGATGTAGCGCTGGCCTTCGGCCTTCACCAGAATCTTGATGCGCGCCTTGTAGATGTTGTCGCGGCGGCCGTAGCGGTTGTAGACACGAATCACCGCTTCGAGGTAATTCATGATCTGGTGCCACGGCAGGAATTCGCGCAGCACGGTGCCGATGATGGGCGTGCGGCCCATGCCGCCGCCCACCTGCACGCGAAAGCCGATGTCGCCGGCCTCGTTCTTCACGACATGCAGGCCCACGTCATGCCAGCCGGTGGCGGCGCGATCTTCGGTGGCGCCGGTGATGGCAATCTTGAACTTGCGCGGCAGGAACGCGAACTCGGGGTGCAGCGTGCTCCACTGGCGCATGATTTCCGCGAACGGGCGCGGATCAGCGATTTCGTCGACGGCAATGCCGGCACGCTCGTCGCTCGTGATGTTGCGGATGCAATTGCCGCTGGTCTGGATGCCGTGCATGTCGACCGAAGCCAGCAGGTCCATCACATCGGCCGACTTGGAAAGCGGAATCCAGTTGTACTGGACGTTCTGGCGCGTCGAGAAGTGGGCGTAGTGCGTGGGCAGTTTCTTGGTGCCGAGCAGGCCCTGGGTTTCCAGCGCCTTCTTGTAGACCTCGGCCTCGGGCTCGTCGTACTCGCGTGCGATGCGGGCCAGCACGCGCAGCTGGCGGCTCGAAAGCTCGCCGTAGGGCACGGCCACGCGCAGCATCGGTGCGTAGCGCTGCACGTACCAGCCGTTTTGCAGGCGCAAAGGACGGAACTCGTCTTCATGGAGGCGGCCCTTTTGCCAGCGCTCGAGCTGGTCTCTGAACTGGGCGGCCCGTTGGTGAACGAACTGGCGATCGAATTCTGTGTATTGGTACATCGTGCGTGTGTCTTGAAGAAGTGCGGTGCCGCACGTACAACGGGGCGCCCCAGCAAGAAGCCGAGATTCTGAAAGCCGGCCTTATGGAAGCAAACTATTTTTTGGTTCGCGCTTTATGCGGATAAGCTTATTCTCCAATGCCCATGCGGGTTTCCGGGCGGTTGGATGCTTATTCTGGATAAGGGCGCGAGTGCTCTCAGCCAGCAAAGATAAACCCGCGGAGAGTCCGAGGCGGCCGTGAGTTTGTTCCCTCTCCCTTTGGGAGAGGGAGCCGTACCTTCAGCGCAGCATCGACGACATGGCCGAGCAGCAGTTCAGCATGCGCACCGCGGCTTCCACCGTATCCGCGGTGAAACGCAAGGTCACACCGTCGATGCGTTCGAACGACGGCCACTGGCAGAACAGGTCGGCCATCATCGGCGACTGGGTGCGCAGCGTGACCACCTGCGGGCCCTTGAAGACCAGCGGACTTGCCTTGGTCCGGCCAGCCAGCGCCTCGGCCACGCCGGCCCGGATCGCCAGCCGCGACTGCTCCGGCGAAAGCGACACGCCGCTGTTGAAGCCCGTCGCCTTTTTCGTCTCGACAAAGGTCGCATGCGGAAAGAGCGACCGGTTTTCGGCGATGAAGACATCGTCCCCGCTGCCCATGACCACCGGCGCGCCGTACTCGCCCGCCAATGCGCCGTAGAGCCCGGCCTCGCCCAGCTCCCGGTCGCCCAGCCAGATGCCGGCAAAGGCGAAGCTGTTGATGGTGTGGGCGAGGATGCCGCGCCCTTGGGCGCGCGAGTGGTAGCCCACCATGCAGACGGCGTCCACGCCTTCTTCCACGCCGGCCACCATGCTCAGGTAGCGCGGCTTGCCCTGCACCACGCGGGCGCGCGCATCGAGCACGTCGGGCGGCATGTTGCGAAAGCCGCCGTGCGAATCGTTGACCAGCACCTCGGTGGCACCGGCATCGAAGGCGCCGGCGATTGCGGCATTGGCTTCCTGCGTCATCAGCAGGCGGGCGCGTTCGTACTCGGGGTTTCCCGGCCGCGCCTGCTCGTGGTGGTAGACGCCGGCGACGCCTTCGATGTCGGTGGAGATCAGGACTTTCATGGGAGGGCCTGCAAGGGCGTGGGAGGCGCGAAAGAAGAAAGGGAAGAGGGTGGCAGCAGTTCGCTGAGCGCCGCCCGGTGGTTGCCGTCGCGGCCCGTCACGGCCGTTGCGCGCCAGAGCGCATGAATAATCGCCTGCTCGGTGCTGTCGGCCGAAGCCTGGAAGAGCCCGTCGAGCAGCCCGTCGTGGAGCATCGCAATCGCGGGCATCGGTCGGTCGACGCGCTCGGGCACGGTGTAGGCCGTGGAGAAGGCCAGCACGATGTCCCCGCTGCCGTGGCCGAAGACCGAGCCGGTGCGGGCCAGCCCCGCGCCCGCGCGAAGCGCCAGACGGCGCAGCTGGCGTGCATCGAGCGGGGCATCGGTGGCGACGACGATGATGATCGAGCCTTTTTCCGGCTCCTTGCATTCGGCCGGGCGCTGGGCCGACAACTGCTCGCCGACGGCGTGGCCGGCCAGCACCAGTTGCGGCCGGCGCCCGTAGTTCGCCAGCACCAGTGTGCCCACGGTGTGCAGCTTGCCGTCGGACGCCGAGACACGGCGCGAGGCGCTTCCGATGCCCCCCTTGAGCTGGAAGCTCGACATGCCACGCCCCGCGCCGACAGAGCCCTGTGCGAACTCGGCGCCGGCGCTGTCGAGCGCGCGAAGATAGTCCGCCTCCGTCACGGCCATCCGCTGGATGTCGTTCAGGAACCCGTCGTTGCATTCGAAGACCAGCGGATTGACCGTCGGCAGCGAACGGCCGCTCTCGGGGTTGGCGGCCACGCAATGGCGGATCTGCGCCGTGGCCACCGTGCCGACCGAGAAGGTGTTGGTCAGTGCAATCGGCGTTTCCAGCACGCCGAGCTCCGCGAGCTGCACCAGCCCCACGCTCTTGCCGAAGCCGTTCAGCACCACGGCCGCGGCCGGCACCTTGTCGCGGAACGGATCACCGGCATGCGGACGGATCACCGTCACGCCGGTCTGCAAGGCACCGTCGTCCAGTGTCTGGTGGCCCACCGTGACGCCTTCGACATCGGTGATGGCGTTGCGCGCGCCCTGGAGCAGATGGCCGATATAGGGCAGGGTGGTGGATGCCATGAGAAGAACGAATTTACTGCCGGTCGATCTTCGGATCGAGCGCATCGCGCAGCGCGTCGCCCAGTAGGTTGAACGCCAGCACCGTGAAGAAGATGGCCAGGCTCGGGAACAGCGCCACGTGCGGCGAGGTCACCATGTCGGCGCGTGCTTCGCTGAGCATCGCGCCCCATTCGGGCGTCGGCGGTTGCGCGCCCATGCCCAGGAACGACAGGCTGGCCGCCGTGATGATCGAGGTGCCCACGCGCATCGAGAAGTACACCACGATCGACGAGATGGTGCCCGGCAGGATGTGCCGCACGATGATGGTCCAGTCCGAGGCGCCGATGCTGCGCTCGGCCTCGATGTAGGTCTGTTGCTTGAGCACCAGCGTGTTGCCGCGCACCAGGCGTGCGAAGGCGGGCACGCTGAACACCGACACGGCCACCACCACGTTCGTCATGCTGCTGCCGAGAATCGCGACCACGCCGAGCGCGAGAAGAATGCCGGGGAAGGCGAACAGCACGTCGGAAATGCGCATCACGATGCGGTCCCACCAGCCTTCGTAGTAGCCCGCGAGCAGGCCGAACGCCGTGCCGACGAAGCCGCCCACCAGCACCGAGAGGAAGCCGGCCATCAGTGAAATGCGCGCTCCCATCAGGATGCGGCTGAAGATGTCGCGGCCCAGCGGATCGACGCCGAACCAATGCGCGGCCGACGGCCCGGTGTTCAGCATGTCGTAGTCGAAGAAATTCTCCGCGTCGAAGGGAACGATCCACGGCGCGAACACTGCGACGAACACCAGCAGCCCGACGAACACCGCGGCGACGATGCCCACGGGCTGCTTCTTGAAGCGCCGCCAGCATTCGCCCCAGGGCGTGCGGACCTTGCCCGCGGTTTGCACCGCCACGATGGGCGGAATGATGGTTTCGGCAGACACGCCGGTAGCTTGCGTCATGGCTGCTGCCTCACTTGTAGCGGATGGTCGGGTTGATGTAGCCGTACAGCACATCGACCACGAGGTTGATCAGGATGAACTCGAGCGAGAACAGCAGCACCAGCGTCTGGATGACGGGGTAGTCGCGCATCTGCACCGCGTCGACCAGGAGGCGCCCGAGGCCGGGCCAGTTGAACACCGCCTCGACCAGGATCGAGCCGCCCAGCAGAAAGCCGAACTGCAGGCCCATCATCGTGACGACCGGAATCAGCGCGTTGCGCAGGCAGTGCTTGATGATGACCGTGCGCTCGCGCACACCCTTGGCACGCGCGGTGCGAACAAAATCTTCCTGGATTACTTCGACGAACGATGCGCGAGTGAAGCGCGCCATCACCGCGGCCACTGCCGCGCCCAGCGTGATCGAGGGCAGGATGTAGTGCTTCCAGGTCGCGGCGCCTACCGTGGGCAGCCAGCCGAGCTGAACCGAGAAGATCTGCATCAGCAGCATGCCGAGCGCAAATGCAGGAAAAGAGATGCCCGATACGGCCAGCGTCATGCCGAGCCGGTCGGGCCATTGGTTGCGGAACACCGCGGAGACGATGCCGATGCCCATGCCGAAGATCACCGCCCACACCATGCTGGTGATGGTGAGCATCACCGTCGGGAAAAAGCGCTCGCCGATCTCCGTCGCCACCGGACGCCGCGTGCGGATCGAGGTGCCGAAGTCGCCCTGCAGCATGTGGGTGAAGAAGCTCACGAACTGCTGCGGCAGCGGTTTGTCGAGGCCCAGCTCCTTGCGGACCATGGCCACGGTCTGCTCGTCGGCCTCCTGGCCGGCGGCCAAGCGCGCCGGATCGCCGGGCAGCATGTGGACGAACAGGAACACCAGCACCGCCACGATGAGCAGCGTCGGGATCAGGCCCAGCAGTCGTTTGAGAAAGTAATTCAGCATGGCATACAGGCAATCAGCCCTCATTGCGGCATAGGAGCCAGTCGGGAGACACCGCAGAACCGGCTTTGCCGGGCCGCAGGTGTCGCCCCCTCGAGGGGGAGGCGGCTACACGCAGTGAGCCGCTTCGGGGGTGGGTCAGTTGATCGAGATGGCGTCGATGTTGATGTTGCCGTCAGGCATCACGTACACACCCGACAGGCGCTTGGAGTGCGCCGACAGGTTCTGCTCGGTCACCAGGGGCACGCGCGGCAGGTCCTTGCGGATTTCCTCCTGGGCGGTCTTGTAGAGCGCGGCCTTTTCCTTGTCGTCCACAGTGATCAGCGCCTTGGCCAGCGCGTTGTCGACCACCTCGCTCTTGTAGAACGACATGTTGTTCAGCTTGGGCGCCCAGGCTTCAGAGGCGAACAGCGGGCGCAGGCCCCAGTCGGCTTCGCCCGTCGACGACGACCAGCCCGTGTAGTACATGCGCACCTTGGCGGTCTTGGGGTCCGGCCATGCATCGACCATCTCGGTGCGCTGGCCCACTTCGAGCGCCTGCACCTGCAGCTTGATGCCGACTTGCGCGAGCTGCTGCTGCACGAACTGAATGGTCTTCTGGCTGGTCGTGTTGTTGTAGGCGCTCCACAGCACCGACTCGAAGCCATCGGGATAGCCGGCTTCCTTGAGGAGTTCCTTGGCCTTCTTCACGTCGTACGGAATCGGCGCCATCTTCTCGGCGTACTTCACGCCTTGCGGCACCACGCCCTGGGCGGGGAAGGCATAGCCGCCGAACGCGACCTTGGCGAGTGCTTCCTTGTTGATGGCGTAGCCGATGGCTTCGCGCACCTTCGGGTTGTCGTACGGCTTCTGCAGCATGTTGAATGCCAGGAAGCGCGTGATGATCGAAGGAATGGCCACCACTTCGAGCTTGTCGCTCTTCTTCAGCAGCTCGGCCTGCTCGTAGGGAATCGGGAACGCGAAATCGGCTTCGCCGGTCTGCAGCATTGCGGCACGGGTGTTGTTCTCGAGCACCGGCTTCCACTGCACCGTGTCCACCTTGGGGTAGCCCTTCTTCCAGTAGCCGTCGAACTTCTTGGCCTTGACCGCTTCGGTCTGCTTCCACTCGACGAATTCGAACGGGCCGGTGCCCACGGGGTGGAAGGCGATGTCCTTGTTGCCCCACTTCTTCAGCGCGGTGGGCGAAATCATCGCGGCCGAGGCATGGGCCAGCGAGTTGATGAAGGGGCCGAACGGCTCTTTCAGCGTGATGCGCACGGTGGTGGGGTTCAGCGCCTCGACCTTGCCCACGCGGTTGAACTGGTTGTAGCGCAGCAGCTTGTTGTCCTGGTTCAGCACGCGGTCGAGCGTGAACTTCACGGCTTCGGCGTTGAAGTCGGTGCCGTCGTGGAACTTGACGCCGGTGCGCAGCTTGATGGTGTAGACCAGGCCGTCCTTCGACACCTCGTAGCCTTCGGCCAGCACGTTCTGCACCTTTAGGTCCTTGTCGAACTGGAAGAGACCCTCGTAGAAGGTCTTGGTCACGGCCGTGGTGATGGTGGTATTGGTGTTGTACGGATCGAGCGTTTCGGGTTGATAGCCGATCGACAGCACCGCGTCTTTCGCGGCCATTGCCGTGCCGGTCATCGCGAGCGCGGCCAGGCCCAGCAGTGCCGATGCCCATCGCAGGGAAGAAGAAGATTGCTTCATGGAAAGAAACTCCAGTCGGTTCGAGGAAAAAAGCAGGAGGGCCTGCGGGTAGAAAAATCAGAAAGCGCCGAGGGCGTGAAAAATCAGAAAGCCCCGCCGACGGCGTGCCGTGCCACGAAGTGGCCGGGCGCAACCTGCACCAGCGGCGGCACGTCGGGCTCGTCGCCCACGGCGCGGATCGGGCTCGGGATCTCGCCTTCGAGCAGCGCGCGCGGCTTGTGGCGGCGCGAGGGGTCGGCCACCGGCACCGCGGCCATCAGCTTGCGGGTGTAGGCGTGCTGCGGTGCTTCGAACACCGCGCGGCGCGGGCCGATCTCGACGATCTGCCCGAGGTACATCACGGCCACGCGGTGGCTGATGCGCTCCACCACGGCCATGTCGTGCGAGATGAAAAGAAACGCCACGCCCAGCTCACGCTGCAGGTCGAGCATCAGGTTGACGATCTGCGCCTGGATGGATACATCCAGCGCCGACACCGATTCGTCCGCCACCACCACCTTGGGGTTGAGCGCGAGCGCGCGCGCAATCGCGATGCGCTGGCGCTGGCCGCCCGAGAACTCGTGCGGATAGCGCTGCGCCACCTCGGGCGGCAGGCCGACCTTCTGCAGCAGCCAGTCGACGCGCTGCTGCGCCTCGGCGCCCTTGGCGATGCCGTGGATGAGCAGCGGCTCCATGATCGAGAAGCCCACCGTCACGCGCGGATCGAGCGAGGCGAACGGGTCCTGGAAGATGAATTGGATATTGCGGCGCAGCGCCTGCAGTTCGCGCGTCGGCAGCTCTCGGATGTTCTGGCCGCCGAACTCGATGGCGCCGCTCTGGCTTTCGACCAGGCGCAGCAGCGAGCGGCCGGTGGTCGACTTGCCGCAGCCCGATTCGCCGACCAGCGCGAGCGTTTCGCCCGGGTACAGGTCGAAGCTGATCTTTTCGACCGCATGCACGCGGCGCTTCACGCGGCCGAAGAGGCCGCTGCGCACGTCGAAGCGCGTGACGAGATCGCGCACGCGCAGGATCGGGCCGGCCTCTTCGCGTACGGTGCTTTGCGGCGTTGTGTTCGTGCATGGCACGGTATCGGGGCTGCCTTCGGTGCGCAGCAATTCGAACTTGGCGGGCAGGTCGGTGCCCTGCATCGCGCCGAGCTTGGGCACCGCCGACAGCAGCGCTTTGGTGTAGGGGTGCTGTGGAGAGGCAAAAACCGTGTCGGAGCTGCCAGCCTCCACCTTGTCGCCGCGGTACATCACGAGCACGCGGTCGGCAATTTCGGCCACCACGCCCATGTCGTGCGTGATGAAGAGCACGCCCATGTGCATCTCCTTCTGCAGCCCGCGGATGAGCTGGAGGATCTGCGCTTGAATGGTCACGTCGAGCGCCGTGGTCGGCTCATCGGCAATCAGCAGCTGCGGCTTGCACGACAGCGCCATCGCGATCATCACGCGCTGGCGCATGCCGCCCGACAGCTGGTGCGGAAAGCGGTCGAGCACGTTGCGCGCTTCGGGAATGCGCACCAGCTCCAGCATGCGCAGTGCCTCGGCGCGCGCGGCCGCATTGCTCTTGCCCTGGTGGATGCGGATGGCCTCGGCGATCTGTTCGCCGGCGGTGAACACCGGGTTCAGCGAAGTCATCGGTTCCTGGAAGATCATCGCGATGTCCGCGCCGCGGATGTTGCGCATCGTGCCGTCGCGCGCCTGGGCCAGGTCGAGCACTTCGCCGTTGCGGCGGCGGAACGCCATGCGGCCGCCGAGGACGCGGCCGCCGCCATGCTCCACCAGCCGCATCAGTGCGAGCGAGGTCACCGACTTGCCCGAGCCCGATTCGCCCACCACCGCGAGCGTTTCGCCGTGATCGACGTGGAACGAGAGGTTCTTGACGGCATCGACGGTGCGCTCGGAGGTCGAGAAGCGCACGGTGAGGTCGTCGACGGCGAGAACGCGGCCGTCTGGCAGGGCGAGGGCAGGGGAGGACATTGGAATGCGGAAAGAAATAGTGGCGCGCGCGTGTCAGGCGAAGATGGCCGTGATGGGCGCTTCGTCACCGCGCGCATGGCCGCGGTACATGCCTTCGGTGTTGAAGGCGAGGCTCAGGTTGCCGTGGCGGTCGACGGCGATCAGCCCGCCGGTGCCGCCGATGGCGGGCAGCGACTGGTGCACCACCGCATGCGTGGCGGCCTCGAGCGTCGCGCCGCCGTAGGCCATGCGCGCGCAGATGTCGTAGGCGGCTGCGACGCGGATGAACATTTCGCCGCTGCCGGTGCACGAGACGGCGGCAGTGCGGTCGTCGGCGTAGGTTCCGGCGCCGATCAGCGGCGAATCGCCGATGCGGCCGACGCGCTTGTTGGTCATGCCGCCCGTGGAGGTGGCTGCGGCGACGTGGCCGTGCATGTCCAGCGCCACGGCACCGACGGTGCCGAACTTCTTGTCTTCGTCGAGCGGCGGCGTCATCGCCGCGCCTTCGTGATCGGTGACCACGCGGCCGGTGTCGCGCACGCGGTAGAGCTGCTGGCGGCGTGCTTCGGTCGAGAAGAAAAATGGCTCGACCATTTCGAGTCCGTGGTCGCGTGCGAAGGCTTCGGCGCCCGCGCCAGCCAGCAGCACATGCGCGCCGTCTTCGAGCACGGCACGCGCCGCGCGCACCGGGCGGCGGACGTGGCACACACCGGCAATGGCGCCGGCGGCCAGCGTGGCGCCGTCCATCACGGCGGCATCGAGCTCGTGGGTTTCTTCGTGCGTGAAAACCGCGCCGTGGCCTGCATTGAAGAGCGGGCACTCTTCGAGCATTTCGACGGCCAGGCAGGTGGCGTCGAGCGCGGATGCGCCCTGGAGCAGCGCTGCCTGCGCGGCGTGCACGATGTTCTGCAGCGCGTCGTGATAGGCCTGCGCCTGCGCCGCGCTGGTCGTGGCGGCGCTGATGGTGCCGGCGCCGCCATGAATGGCGATGACGGGAATGCTTTTGTTCTTCATGGGGAAGCTTTCTTCTTTTTCTTGCGGGCGCCGGCCGGTGCGGCGCTGGCGGATTGCGCGGAGGAGAAGTCCGCCCGCGGCAGGCCTTGCGCGCCGTGCAGCCAGGGCCGCACGGCCTGCAGGATGCGGCTCGCGGACTGCACCGCGCGGGGTGCACGCAGCGCAACCGCGCTGGTCAGCGCCTCGATCAATGCCAGCACGCTGGTTTCGCAGTTCGGCCGGTAGCTGGTTTCGGTCTGGCAATAGAGCACCACGTCGGCCAGCGGCGCCAGCGGCGAACTCGGGCGGTCGGTCAGCGCCAGCACGGCGCAGTCCTGGCCCTTGGCGATCTGCGCCAGCGCCACCGTGTCCGTGAGGTAGCGCGGGAAGGTCAGGCCGATGAACAGGTCTTGCGGGCCCGCATGCGTGAGCGTGCGCGCCGCATGCGTGACGCCGCTGACGCTGGAGAGCATGCGCACGTCGTTGCAGCTGCCGTCGAGCCCGTGCTGCAGCAGTCCCGCGAGCCATGCGCTGGCGCCGAAGCCCCCGATGTAGATCGAGCGCGCTTTCAGGATGCGCTGCACCGCAGCCTCGCACGCGGCGTAGTCCAGCGACTGGCGCGTGGCTTCGATGTTGCGGCGGCTTTCGTCGAGCGCAGTGGCGAACACCTCGGCCACGGTCGTCGGATGCTCCAGGTTGCCGCGCAGCCGCTCCACCGGCGCCACCAGGGACTCGAAGCCGCGCACGAGCTCGGCGCGGAAGGTGGCGTAGCCGTCGAAGTCCAGCGCACGGGCAAAGCGGTTGGCGGTGGCGACAGACACGCCCACCGCGGCCGCGAGCTCGTCGATGGGCAGCGTGGCCACCTGCAGCGGGTGCTCGAGCACGAAATCGGCCACCTGGCGGTGCGAGCGCGTCAGCCGCGGCAGCGCCTGCGCGATGCGCTGGGCCACGGTGGTGCCAGTGGTGTCGACGTTGGTGCTCATTCGTGGGGCCGCGCACTCCAAAGGGGGTGCTTTATGTAAATCAGTTTTCAAATATAAGACAAAAAAGAAAATTTTCTGTCATTTTTGATCGAATGAGCAAATTTCGGGCCCGCGAGGCCGAAGTGAGAGGGCGGAGATTGCCGGCCGGAGGCTAGGCTGCGTTTTTTTCCATGAACACGCTGAACGGGTCGTCCGGGTAGCTCCCGAACGGTCCTCGCTTCACGTAGCCCGCGCTGGCGTAGAAAGCCAGCGCTTCCGGCTGGCTGATGCCGGTCTCGAGCGCGAATCGGGTGCATCCCTTGCCGACCGCCTCGCTTTCCAGAAAGGCCAGCACCTTTGCGGCTACGCCTTGTCCGCGGTTTTCCGGCCGCACGAACATCCGCTTGAGCTCGCCGTATGCGGGCTCCAGCACCATGGCGCCGCAGCCCACGGCCGCTCCGTGCTCGTCGCGCGCAACCGCAAACAGCACATGCGCCGCCGAGAGCGCGGCAATGTCGATGCCGTAGTGGCACTCGGGCGGATAAAGCGGCTTCTGGTAGGCGTCGAGCGCCTCTATGAGCTGGACGACCTCGGGCTGGTCGGGGTGTTCGAGAGCAATGTTCATGGGGTTTCTTTGGGTGCGGCGAATCTTATGAGCCCCGGCCGGGGCCTTGTCAGCCGGGCGTGAGGCCGAGCACCCAGCCCTTGAAGTGCTCCAGCGCCCCCGAGGCCGGGGCTCCTTCGGGGTAGGCGAAGTAGTACCCCTGGCTCACGTTCAGGTGCCGGTCGATCGGCACCACGAGTTCGCCGGTTCTCAGTTCGCGCTCGATCAGGAGGCGCGGCGCCAGGCCGACGCCCATGCCGGCTGCGGCTGCGGCGGTCACCATGGTGAAGAGCTCGTAGCGCGGGCCGCGCGAGGCGTGCACCGTGTAGTCCCAGCCTTGGTGCGCATACCAGTCGCGCCAGGCATGCGCGCGCGTGCTCAGGTGCACGTGGCGGCAGCGCTCGAAGGCCGATTCGTCCCAGGGCCCGTTGGCATCGCGAAACGCCGGGCTGCAGACAGGCACCATCTCGCCTTCGGAAAAGATCAACCCACCCTGCGTGCCGGGCCAGAACTGGTCGCCGAAATAGATGGCGGCGTCGTACGCGTTTTCCTGGAACGAGAAGGGCTGCGTGCGCACCGACAGATTGACCGTGATGTTCGGGTGCTGCCGGCTGAAGTCGGGCAGCCGCGGAATCAGCCATTGAGTCGCAAAGGTGGGCACCACCGCCACTTCGAGCACAAAACCCATGTCGTGGCCAGCGCTGATTTCGAGCGTGTCGCGGCGGATCTGGTCCAGGTGCCGGCGGATGCGCGCGGCGTATTCGCGGCCGGTGTCGGTGAGCGTGAGCCGTCGGCGCACGCGCGAAAACAGCGGTACGCCCAGCCGCTGCTCCAGCGTCGCCACCTGGCGCCCGACGGCGCTTTGCGTCAGGGCCAGTTCGGCCGCCGCGCGGGTGAAGCTCCCCAGGCGCGC
The Variovorax paradoxus genome window above contains:
- a CDS encoding phosphoadenosine phosphosulfate reductase family protein; the protein is MSIATDIDFARINTELGRNAEGLVDWAIGLGQPAIVTTNFRPFEAVILHMVTRAKRDVPVVWMDNGYNTEATYRFADEVTKQLGLDLHIYLPRRSRAHREAVEGPTPALDDPRHAAFTEEVKLEPFARALRETAPKVWFTALRATDTAVRAQMDPVSVNPDGLIKVAPLLHWSSKDLYEYCEAHGLPNNFDYVDPTKGEDNRECGLHLEH
- a CDS encoding DUF934 domain-containing protein; this encodes MNRTLNILAADEHIDDGDPKVLQLPNDADPQAIEVCLEDIERIDLSFPKFTDGRAYSQAFLLRRRLGFKGDIRATGDVLIDQLVQMERTGFSSAVLKEGVDATDAQRQFDRFAAFYQGDAVKTAPHFAAAGS
- a CDS encoding nitrite/sulfite reductase, which gives rise to MYQYTEFDRQFVHQRAAQFRDQLERWQKGRLHEDEFRPLRLQNGWYVQRYAPMLRVAVPYGELSSRQLRVLARIAREYDEPEAEVYKKALETQGLLGTKKLPTHYAHFSTRQNVQYNWIPLSKSADVMDLLASVDMHGIQTSGNCIRNITSDERAGIAVDEIADPRPFAEIMRQWSTLHPEFAFLPRKFKIAITGATEDRAATGWHDVGLHVVKNEAGDIGFRVQVGGGMGRTPIIGTVLREFLPWHQIMNYLEAVIRVYNRYGRRDNIYKARIKILVKAEGQRYIDDVEAEYKQIVEHDGAPHTITQEEYDRVAASFVPPTLATRVLQSAEKTDAELRAHAADDVQFARWLARNVAPHKNPALRAVTLSFKRLKQAPGDASADQLDTLAVLADRFSAGEARVTHDQNIVLPWVHAEDLHALWLAARAAGFASANVHLLTDMIACPGGDFCSLANARSIPIAEAITERYQDLDELDDLGEIDLHISGCINSCGHHHSGHIGILGVDKDGKEWYQVSLGGSDGSALSGTPQAGKAVGPSFSAAEVPGVIEAVLTTYRDTREGGETFIDTLRRVGHDPFKAAANGARFKVEEAA
- a CDS encoding M55 family metallopeptidase, encoding MKVLISTDIEGVAGVYHHEQARPGNPEYERARLLMTQEANAAIAGAFDAGATEVLVNDSHGGFRNMPPDVLDARARVVQGKPRYLSMVAGVEEGVDAVCMVGYHSRAQGRGILAHTINSFAFAGIWLGDRELGEAGLYGALAGEYGAPVVMGSGDDVFIAENRSLFPHATFVETKKATGFNSGVSLSPEQSRLAIRAGVAEALAGRTKASPLVFKGPQVVTLRTQSPMMADLFCQWPSFERIDGVTLRFTADTVEAAVRMLNCCSAMSSMLR
- a CDS encoding DmpA family aminopeptidase translates to MASTTLPYIGHLLQGARNAITDVEGVTVGHQTLDDGALQTGVTVIRPHAGDPFRDKVPAAAVVLNGFGKSVGLVQLAELGVLETPIALTNTFSVGTVATAQIRHCVAANPESGRSLPTVNPLVFECNDGFLNDIQRMAVTEADYLRALDSAGAEFAQGSVGAGRGMSSFQLKGGIGSASRRVSASDGKLHTVGTLVLANYGRRPQLVLAGHAVGEQLSAQRPAECKEPEKGSIIIVVATDAPLDARQLRRLALRAGAGLARTGSVFGHGSGDIVLAFSTAYTVPERVDRPMPAIAMLHDGLLDGLFQASADSTEQAIIHALWRATAVTGRDGNHRAALSELLPPSSLSSFAPPTPLQALP
- the gsiD gene encoding glutathione ABC transporter permease GsiD, whose protein sequence is MTQATGVSAETIIPPIVAVQTAGKVRTPWGECWRRFKKQPVGIVAAVFVGLLVFVAVFAPWIVPFDAENFFDYDMLNTGPSAAHWFGVDPLGRDIFSRILMGARISLMAGFLSVLVGGFVGTAFGLLAGYYEGWWDRIVMRISDVLFAFPGILLALGVVAILGSSMTNVVVAVSVFSVPAFARLVRGNTLVLKQQTYIEAERSIGASDWTIIVRHILPGTISSIVVYFSMRVGTSIITAASLSFLGMGAQPPTPEWGAMLSEARADMVTSPHVALFPSLAIFFTVLAFNLLGDALRDALDPKIDRQ